In the Quercus lobata isolate SW786 chromosome 5, ValleyOak3.0 Primary Assembly, whole genome shotgun sequence genome, one interval contains:
- the LOC115990610 gene encoding germin-like protein subfamily 1 member 13 — translation MMKGVSFLVTVAILALASSIASAYDPSPLQDFCVAINDIKSGVFVNGKFCKDPAMVSANDFFFSGLNILGNTGNKVGSNVTLVNVDKLAGLNTLGISLAHLDFAPYGLNHPHTHPRGTELLVVIEGTLLVGFVTSNSNKLFTKVLNKGDVFVFPIGLIHFQFNIGETTALAFAGLSSQNSGVITIANAVFGSIPPINPDVLIKAFQLDKNVVEYLQKAFAPN, via the exons ATGATGAAAGGTGTTTCTTTCCTTGTGACTGTGGCCATTTTGGCCTTGGCATCCTCCATTGCTTCTGCCTATGACCCTAGTCCTTTGCAAGACTTCTGTGTCGCAATTAACGACATCAAGTCTGGTG TATTTGtgaatggaaaattttgcaagGACCCTGCAATGGTCTCAGCGaatgattttttcttctctggACTTAATATTCTCGGAAACACTGGAAACAAAGTCGGATCAAATGTCACTCTTGTGAACGTCGATAAATTAGCAGGTCTCAACACTCTAGGCATATCTTTGGCTCATCTTGACTTTGCACCATATGGCCTAAATCATCCTCACACTCACCCTCGCGGCACTGAGCTTTTGGTAGTCATTGAGGGTACACTCTTAGTTGGATTTGTCACATCAAACTCGAACAAACTCTTCACCAAAGTTCTAAACAA AGGAGATGTCTTCGTATTCCCAATTGGTCTCATTCACTTCCAATTCAACATAGGGGAGACTACTGCTCTTGCCTTTGCTGGTCTCAGCAGCCAAAATTCTGGAGTGATCACCATAGCGAACGCAGTTTTTGGATCTATTCCTCCCATCAATCCAGATGTTCTCATCAAGGCTTTCCAACTAGACAAGAATGTAGTTGAATATCTTCAAAAAGCATTCGCACCAAACTAG
- the LOC115988402 gene encoding germin-like protein subfamily 1 member 20, with amino-acid sequence MKGVSFLATMAILALASSIASAYDPSPLQDFCVAINDIKSGVFVNGKFCKDPAMVSANDFFFYGLNIPGNTGNKVGSNVTLVNVDKLAGLNTLGISLARLDFAPYGLNPPHTHPRGTELLVVIEGTLLVGFVTSNPNKLFTKVLNKGDVFVFPIGLIHFQFNIGKIEALAFAGLSSQNPGVITIANAVFGSVPPINLDVLIKAFQLDKSVVEYLQKAFAPK; translated from the exons ATGAAAGGTGTTTCTTTCCTTGCGACCATGGCCATTTTGGCCTTGGCATCCTCCATTGCTTCTGCCTATGACCCTAGTCCTTTGCAAGACTTTTGTGTCGCAATTAACGACATCAAGTCTGGTG TATTTGtgaatggaaaattttgcaagGACCCTGCAATGGTCTCAGCGAATGATTTTTTCTTCTATGGACTTAATATTCCCGGAAACACTGGAAACAAAGTCGGATCAAATGTCACTCTTGTGAACGTCGATAAATTAGCAGGTCTCAACACTCTAGGCATATCTTTGGCTCGTCTTGACTTTGCACCATATGGCCTGAATCCTCCTCACACTCACCCTCGTGGCACTGAGCTTTTGGTAGTCATTGAGGGTACTCTTTTAGTTGGATTTGTTACATCCAACCCAAACAAACTTTTCACTAAAGTTCTAAACAAGGGAGATGTCTTTGTATTCCCAATTGGTCTCATTCACTTCCAATTCAACATAGGAAAGATTGAAGCTCTTGCCTTTGCTGGTCTCAGCAGCCAAAATCCTGGAGTGATCACCATAGCAAATGCGGTATTTGGATCTGTTCCTCCCATCAATCTTGATGTTCTCATCAAGGCCTTCCAACTAGACAAGAGTGTAGTTGAATATCTTCAAAAAGCATTTGCACCAAAGTAG